In the Pocillopora verrucosa isolate sample1 chromosome 4, ASM3666991v2, whole genome shotgun sequence genome, AccattttcttacaaaaaaactTTGTTACTTGAACAATTAAGGCAATCTTATCAAAAGTTACCTATATGTTTAATGAGTAGGACAAATTATAGAGGTGTCATCCAGTAGCTTAAAGAATTAATGGATAGCTCAGTGCAGCTGCAGCTGGCTAAGGGAATTAGTTAACTAAAAGGACAGTTACAGacattgttgatttttttgcaGGTTTTGATTAAGAATCATACAAGTGGTGTTAATTATCTTGATGTGTATCTTCGTGAAGGTATTTTTACTTTACCTACCATTCCAGCAATCCTTGGAGTAGAGGGTGCAGGGGTTGTAGAGAAACTAGGACCTGGTACTGTTGGTGTGACTGTGGATGATCGCGTGGCTTATTTTCATCTTGGTTCAGGTTAGTCTGTTGAAGGCTTTGTGGTAAATGGCTTGACCATTTATGCCCTTGTATCCTTTAGTTACAGTTTATAGTTTACAATGTACATGAAAATGAGGGCATTCTCATGTAACGCAAGTGCAAAATTGCAACACACCTGTAAATTAGAAATAGGATGcacacactttcaaaattttgtctgttttgatCTCCTGttatgttttttcatgtacattattgaCAAGTAATTGCATGATTTCTCTCGCAGTGTGGTGGAATATGCagtataaatttttcaaagactacaaattgcacttgccctatggGCTTGTTAAATTTTGTTGTGCTTGTGCAATTTTGCTTTGTAAtatcaaattgcactcgaaatcatgttattacctacaCTTTGTATACTTGATGTTGAGATCAGCAGGTCAGTAAGAAATATAGGTATGAAATATGAGGTGTAAAGACACAAGTCCCTGGTGGGTCTGGAAGTCTGTTATGTAAATTTAGAGGCTATCagtgatatttttcaaaatctcATTGAAACACAGTGAGTAATGTGGTTATTTGttaatgagataaaaaaaactagTCGTCTTCTGATCGAAAGTGTTTTAATTTATACAACAAAAAGTTCAAATCATATTTTTACAGTCAGTTGCTGTTTGCAACTTTCACACActattttttactttacattaaaaaagaaagcaGCACAGAAATCAAAGAAGCCATTTTCTAAGCCAGTAGCCAACATGACGTGAGAACCTTGGACAGGAATATGACGTCAAACTGTAATGCAGATACATTATGAAATTTTGTGATTAATTTGTACTCATCCAAGTATAATTCTGTTTTAGGAAGTTTTGCAGAATACAGCACTGTTCCAGTGGATAAACTTGTCAAAGTGCCATCAAACATCTCTTTTGAACAAGCTGCAACAACCATGATTCAGGGTATCACTGCTCATTACTTGGTTCACACTGTGTACCCGGTGGAACCTGGTACCAAGGTGTTGGTACATGCAGCTGCTGGGGGAACTGGATCCCTATTATGTCAAGTGGCTAAAAATGCAGGTAACAAAGTAGTTTAATTTGGGTTTTCTTGAGAAACAGTTAGCTAGCATAGAAGAAAAAGACTGCTGACTGCTCCAACAGACCCTGGCTGCTACACTGAGATGCACTTGAATAAAAATGATTCCTTGAAACCTTCAAATGCTGGGCACCCTATATTACAGAGATAACTGGCTTGACACAATGTGTGATTCTTTGTAAAAGTACAGCTTTGAAATATAGTCTTGTTCTGACTTGAGTTATCTAATGGCCTACAGCTCTCCCTGTAGCAATCACTCCCCCTCCAAAGAAATATGTTTACAATAGATCCCAGTTATTTCTTATACTTGTGGGTGGGGAAGAGAGATTTGTTCTCGAAGAAATAACTCTATAGCTCTTGAAGATAATTATACCAAGACCTCTTGAAGTTTGAAACACTACACATTAGGCCACAAAGATTACCACTTTGCATTACATTAACTTAAAAATTCTAATGAGAAGGGTCAGGATTTGTTATAGATTTgttaaaaaggaattttttcttaGACCTGTTCTCTGTAGTAGGTGGACTTCTGTAGGTTTCTCTAAAATCAGGCAATCAAGTATGAGCTTGAAAAATGGCCTGAATATttctgcaaaaaataaattactgatTACTGCTGTGGCACACTGAGCTGCTAGACATCTCCCTATTATCTTTCAAATACCTGCCAGCTCTTATGCAACACATGTGAGTTTCAGGCCTAggaataaatgaaaacatttttagcaGGAAAATGGGATAATGTTTAAGGGAATACAAGCTCTGGAGGTTGTCTTACATTTCTGTAACATCTCGTTTCATCATTAAAGATGATcagtttttcttgttaaaaaaggCTGGTGCCTCAAACTTCCAAACAAATAACCTTGGATTAATAACCAAGGTTATTTGCTTTCATATTTACGTCTGTGAGCTAAGTTGCAGGAAAACTTGTCAGACCTGATCTTTAAACTCAGATTAGTAGTTCATTCACATGTTTAATAAACCGGAAAGGTAATCTGTGTTTTGCTGTTTGATTGAGTCACCAAGACTTACATTTCTCAGTGGCCTGTTGTGTTTGAATACAGGAGGTTATGTCATTGGTACAACAAGCACAAAAGAAAAAGCTACCAAAGCAAAGGCTTGTGGAGCTGATGAAGTTATTCTGTATTCTAATCAAGACTTTGTCCAAGAAGTCAACAGGATCACGGAAGGTACTGGAGTCAACGTCATTTATGACGGGGTTGGAAAGACAACTTTTTACAAAGGCAAGTTGTGCATCAAATGAGGCTGTGGTCATTGCAGTGAAAACAATGCTTAAGAATTGGTGAAAGTAAAGCCTGAAAAATAGTTGAGTGCTAATGAGTTTAAATTCCATGCAAGCCAGATTTTTTCCCCTTTACAAGctttattttcacaactgcttttAGTTTTGTATGAAGTGCATTGATATTAttaattgacaattttttttcctgcttgtTAGAGATGTGGATTTCACATGAATAAAGTATTCCCTTTTATGGACAGAGCTTTCTTGTAGAATACGTGGATCCTTTTAAAAACTTACATCAAAGCATAATTTTGTACAGGTTTTAAATGCCTTGCAACACGAGGTACCATGGTCCTTTTTGGTGGTGCATCTGGTTACCCAGAATCTCTAGAGCTCAATCTTGTTTCATCTGGGTCACACAGTCTCATTCTTCCAAAGTTATTCGACTACATTGCAACACCCGAGGAGTTGTCATGGAGAGCTAATGATGTGTTTGATTGTATCACACAAGGAAAGATTAAAATGGATAATTTTACCGTGTTTACGCTTTCAGAAGCaaagaaagcttttgaaatgCTCGAAGGCAAGAAGACAATTGGAAAACTCTTGCTTAAACCTTGAAACTGTCTTTGAAACTATGTTATTAGCAAGCTTTCGATGTTAGTAGAGCCAGCCAGTCATGTGTTTTTTCAATTGATTCTAGTACATTGATATTTAGATATTTTGTGGTACTCACGAATTGTCATTACCTCCcgcaatgaaataaatcatagtGTAGAcctttaaaatgtgttttttatccgctaaatttttttatgtacccatatttttgtttcttcatctCAATcttaagatgaaaaagaaaaacgaaataTTATAGTGATATTGCTCGTTGACCCGACTGAGGATACGCCAGATTAAAAGGTTGAagggaaaaaagtaaaaaaagaggGAGTGGAGGAGCATTTGCAGAGTGGACCCATGACATTAAGGTGCTCTCTCTTTGCTACTCTCTTTCCTCTTGTGTTCGGTCACGTGGTTGGATAAACAGTTACTGAAAACGAGTGGCTCTGGGACGAGAATGATCAAGTGATTTTACAAGGGAGTTCCCATGAAGACAAAAGCAGTCCCTGCTTTTCTGTGAAGTCCGCCATGCCAGTCACAACTATCCgtgtaaaaaaaagtttatgtaTGCATGACGTGCAGAACTCTGAGAGTGAGGCACACGAAAATTAGCAAGAGACCAGAGTTCTGTGCGCTTACCAGTCGTCTCGTACCCATGGATCTTTCGTACCCAGACGATTTGTACCAAGGCTCAGACGTTCCGTACCCACTTTCGATCAGTTCGTACCCAACCCTCTGGTCGATTCGTACCCAACAAATCATGACAcgaaatgtttaaaacaaacataaacacttatttcatttatcctagtaatcgcaaaaaagctaatttctaatcacagaaacattgaaaagttatcttttagttAATACTCTTGAAAAATCGTGACCCAGTTGACCCATCCTAATATATTTTGCCTACTACCACGCAGCGCCTACGACTAAACATACTTATTCTACTTGGTAAAAAAACCAATTTCTAAATCATAGTAACGTTGAAAAATTATCTTACTCTTGAACAATCGTGACCTAGTGGCCCTAGCTGACCTATCCTAATATATTTTGCCCATTATCACGGAGCGCCTATACGACTAAACGTACCTATTCTacttaataataaataaaaatcctaGTAGTAAATGCAAATAATGTCTAAGTTCAGTTAAGTGCATCACTGGCCTGTTTATATTGGCACATCCTTTGAGCAGCTGCCTCAGTGACTTCTCCTTCTTGTTGAAGGCCTCCCAAAGTTCGAAGAGCCGCCTTCGCACTTCACGATAGGTGGACCTCTACATTCACTTAAGCTTGTGCTCGGGGACTAGACGAATTTGTGGCGACACTAGTCTTGCTTCTTTGTGCCGTAGGGCCACAAACATGTAGAGGGGCAGACCGCATCGACCAGCAGCTCTTCTGTTCAGGctatgaagaagaaaaattctgagttccctcagaccttcggatttgcgcttcgatgctctaccactgagccacaaagacacttcggtgagcgaggtctataaCGAAGTTTTTATAACaagcgtcctgcatactgctaggatcattAATGTCGATAGTCGACATCGATTAATATATCGAttaattcttcaccgagctcaaaacttaccatctctactatttctatcaaaaacattacgctatcgacaaGTGAAAATAATCAACTGAATAGGTTTCTCGATGACTTTGCGAcatcttttataaaaaaaattcgatgAAAATCGTACTACTATGGATCGGCTTCGCTGACTGTCAACTCGGTCGAATTTCCAGTTCGCCGACGTGTTATGAGGGCGAGCActtattttgtatattttgtgTATAAGACGctcaaaacgcatacaaaataTGCTCACAtcgttcgcggtagacccacactaaaatatgtcgagcgttttcggaaCGGGTCAGTCCGTGAACCTCATGAGATATCTCTTTATGAGCGAACATTTATGAGTGAACCTTTCATCGAGAAgcatgctctaccaactgagctatctaatGTTAATCGAGAGAAGCATAGATGCAAATCTCATCGTGTATGTAGACctgatcgtgaaccaagcagaatacATATACGAAGtttgaaagggttaaggaacaagagcagaaaggttagaAATTTGTCTATGCACGTATTCTTCCATGTATCCCTATGTCATCTACATTATACTGTTATGTAAACgctaaaaaactattaaataaaaatacatttaagtTTAACTGTCGTGAAATAATTCGTTAATGTATATGAAAGGTAAAATATCGTGCCAGTCgatatttaaaattgttttctcgtAACAAACTGATGTGTTCTTGCAAGAATGAGGCTTGTGTAGCAAATTATTGTAACTATAAATTAAGTAGagacatagaaaaaaaatcctggcCCTCAAACATATGTTGACCATAAAAAAACAAGAGTAGCTCCATACAGTCAAGGTAAAGAGTTAGTTTTTGGACAGAATGcaggacaacaatgtgttgcaatgagtttgtgttctttgatttacaatgaCACACAAGGGATCAGCTCAGCAAATGATTTTGtacaaataatgaatattggaaatcagCATCATTTAAGTTTGTCACGATTAGCCAGACAGGTATATTTAATGCAGTCAGAATTACCAAcagcattaaatgtgtttgatactgATTATTAACTGGAGTACAGTGAAAGCTACTCTGGTACTGTTCACCAAGAAATTGCTATAGAGGGATATCAGTACTGTACATCTTTACAAAGAGCCTCAAGGTACATGTGTTCTTCTCAAGGTACTGTCTCCTGATAGTTTAgtgcattattttcagagtatacATAACTATGATATATTTGAAGTGAGAGGAGTACaaattgagaatattcaaaatagGATGGTTTCTCAAAACAGTCTGAATGAAACCATAAACTTCAATCTAAGTTGTGCTGTAGCTCTCTACTCTCTTTGCTACCCTTTAATGGAATCATGTAATTACTGGAATTACAACTCATCCTTACCCACCATTGTCGACAAAGGCAAAAAGATGTGTTGTAAATCAAGTTTAGAACACAACCAGCAATCACCAGTTAATCTTCCAAGAACTGTAGATGTTTGTGAAACTGAAGTAAAtttggataatttgtttaagGGTGAAGGACTATTAACTGATTCACTTCAAAGCAAGTCAGTTCTTGAGAATGAAATAATACATGATAGTGAATGCGCAGGGTTATTGATATCATTTCCTTCATACTGCATCAGTTGTACCTTTAAACCCacaaaaagatcaaaatatatGCATTTCCCCCTACTTTATCATGAAAGAGACATATTCCCTATTCAGTACACTAAAAACATTGCTGGAATGGCTTCACTTGTTGATGCCATTAGGGcccttcattttttaaatttgtcttaaGAGCTGCTTGGCGTTCTTCTCTCTGGATTCATACTGTTCCtaaactttgaaaatctttctttgttgttgtctGTACACCTTTCCTTGGAATTTACTTAGTTTACCATCAGACACAAGCTTGATTTCGACAAGTGTCAATTTGGCTTCTGTATATAACATGTCAATAAGCATGTAAAAGGGCAAGCTGCATCTGCCTTGTGCCCTGCGATTAAGGGCATTATGTCAGCCCTCGATGTCATTATTAGTTTCGGTAGAGGTGCACATGGAGCAGTGTCACTAAGTTCCTTGAGCAGGACCTgtataaaacagaaaaaacaggaaaacatgGGTGAGCATAGTAAAATTATgccttattttcattcatttcactTGAATGTTATTGTACACATACCTCATCAACTATTGCAGATGCTGGTCTATACTTGTCTTTCatagctttttcttttacttcagaCAATTTTTGCACTTGTCAGAGCACCGACTTGAACTGCATGGTTGTGGGCAGTCTTACCAACAGTAAACTGTCCATCCCTCTCAGTCACTGTTGCTTTGCATTGGTTTCCTTGAGGGCAGACAGTACACTGCCAGTAAGTCGCATAAGGCCTTTTCCTTGAGATGTTGTAAGTGAACCCCAGATTGTCGATTAGTTTGTTTCTCCCTCTTTTTGTCCCACTATCAACCAGGTAGTATGTAATAGGTTGATCAATGAAATCACACAGCTCAGGCAGTGACTCAAGGATTGAAGATTAGCTGTACACTGTTGGAAGTGCTCGCTATGATGAGGACTCATCTGTTTACAAAAAGATAAGAACGATGAGAAAATCTTAATTCCCATTCTAGATAATTGACATATTATTCCCTTGCCCTATCCATATAGTTAACTCTGCCTACCTCTGAGAGCCTGACATACACAGACAAATCTAACAGTACCCCAGTGACAGAGCCCCTATTTGCATAAGATCAAATAcacgaaattgaaaaaattttgcttACCATCAGAATTATTAGAATCATCAAGCAATGCATCCAACCTCACATCATCAGGAATGCTATCCTGATCACTGCAGCTTGGGGTAAAGGATTCTAAAAAAGGGGTGATAGATTAGATATCTCATTTGCAAATAATCAATGCTGTgtaatttaaataataacaataataaattcCACATTTATAAAGCACTATATCTAATACTCTATGGCACTTTACACtatggaataaaataaaactaaacaataaattaaaacataatAAAACTCCTTCATTTTGACATGCTTATATGCTGGTGCAGCGGATcgaaaatgacaataaaaaacAGCTGATTGCatacgtaaattagccaccgtaaagggtaaaaaagctgacgtttcgagcgttagcccttcgtcagagcgatgctcgtcaatcgctctgacgaagtgctaacgctcgaaacgtcagctttttttaccctttacggtggctaatttacgttttcaacccagttgttaacactaaattacctgctatacgctcccaccgacgcagcaccacagtttctttagaaacttacccctttattcagcTGATTGCATAACTCGATACTTGTGAAAGTAATCCTATGGGAGCCCTACTTAACTGTTAGTTTGATAGcctaaaatatttattgtttaaTCTAAAATGCCTATTATGATACGCGAAATTGAAAGATACAAAGGATTTCAAGTTTGTTGTTTTGAGGAAACAATGGAGATGGCGTCGTTCTACAAATTGAAATCAAACGCTTCATTTACGGTTTAGTAGTTGTTAtttcattatttaacaaataaatacaCTTTTGGTATGCTAGTCCTTAGTTTTAATGTAGTTTCAAGTAACAATCTGTTAGAAATGGGAAAACCATTGAAGTATCTACTGTAAAAAACCGCCCTAAGTCCCCTTTCATTTACTCGTTCTAGTTTCTTTTTGTCCGTTGCTTTACAATTGAAGTGCCAGACAAGGTAACAATAGGTCAGATGCGGTAATATCGCTGTTTTATAAATTCGCAGTTTTGCCTCGGTAGGGATGAGTTTTCTGAGTCTCATGAGAACGCCTATTCATTTGCTCGCTTCTTTACAAATTATAGAAATATGTTTAGCTCCATGGCCTTGTTGGGTATGTGTTTATCCATTAATTTGTTAAATGATTCACACCAGTGTGAATATTTCGCTTCAGCCGTAACAGAATTGTCTTCCGATAACCACTCTGTTGCTCTCAGGTCTTGTTGGAAATCAGCAATGTTATACGACTTTGTGCttctaaatttaattattttcgCGGCATGTCGCATGACTTTTTCAGTTAGGAAGCCATAAACCAACAGATCGGCTTTATTAGTAAGAATTACATCTAGCAAAGTTTGTGACGATCTTGTTATTCTCGTCGCTCGTTTAATCAGGCATTCAAGTTCACGTATTTCTTCTAAGTTCCTTAGTTTGCCGCCTTTATTCTCAGGTTTAAGTCTGTCTAAATTCATGTCACCTGTGATAATGATTGTTTGTTTCTGTCAGGTGATCCATGAAAAGAGGATCCTCTTCCAGAGGCCAAATGTTGGTAAATCGCAAATGGTGTTACTGGAATAGTCCGCCATATTACAATAGCCGACAATTTCTGATAATCACCCGACTCGGAAACTCGTCACTAGTGCTCCTCGGGCGTACCTCTGGCCAGTAGGATTTAAGCATTACCATTGCAGCTTCGTTGCTCATTTTCGATTTCACGGCATCGTCGCTTGACCCTCGGTAAGACATACAACAATACCCAGGATAAAGCTAGCGTCATCATGAAAGCTATTAAGATCAATGCACTTGGAGATTCGTCTCAATTGAAATACGAAGAGGCATCTATTCCTGAACCAGGACACAACGAGGTAAGGCTCTCAAAGGTTGTAAGGAAATTTTTGCACGCGTGCGCCAAGTAGTGATTGAGCGCCTTTACTCAGACTCTAGATGAAGAACTTTTGTCGCCAAAAAGGTTCGATTAGCAAAATTTTTTGATCGAGAAAACATGAGGGTTTAAAGACATTTCCATTGCCCAAAATATATTCAGACTCGCAAACAATGACCAGTAGGGTGTGGAATAGCACAAAGAAAGTCTGCACTCTCTACCTCTTAGTGTTATGATTGGAAAATGATCCGAAGGTTGGCAGACAGTGAATTTACGCTCAGTAGAGTAACAATAATAGTGACTGTCTGGGAGAGTCGTTGACCGCCCAAAACTGTTGGCCTCTTTCACTTTATCTTATCATAGATGTTCAtgacaaatcaaacaaatattgAAATAGCATCAGGTAAATTTGTGTCCCAATTGGTATTAAGCCGCCTAATCCTTTTAAGCAAATAAGGTTAGGCGAGCTTCAATCTTGCATAAGCTCATTTGCATAGTAACCAGACACTTGTAATTCACACAGGCGGCCTCCAAAGGCGTGAATACAGATGGACAGGTTGGAAAACAGGAATGTTGGAATTCGGAACTGGAACCGGAATATTTGGAATACCTAGAACAGCCGGAATTTCCGGAATGAccgaaaaatgataaattttaaaaaattattaattaattaataatttaaaataataaattttaatgaataaatagttaattaattaaatgaaaataaaaataaagtaaaaataatcagCAGccttaaataagtaaaataacCCGCAGCCTTGCAACTTAATCAGTCTCGGTTCTCGCCTCACGCGCATCACCAGCTCGCTCGATTTTTAAGTTCCCTCCCATCCCTCCCGtttaataatttcttgttttgtagCTTTCCTTATTTCCATGTGTTTTAACTTTGTTACCTTCGACAGGGGTTTatgattgtgtttttttttattggggTGGGCGGGTCTTGTTTAATCATTACCTGTCGATAAATAAACTGCCAGACTGTCACGCCAACACTGCTTGTTTTCACTGTCTCGGACGTGTCTATCGTTGTTTGCAAAGAAACTTTGGACTGTCATGTCCATAAACTTCATCAGAGTGTAAATCTCCACGCACCAGGAATTTTTAAGACCAACGCCTCTTTCAAAGTTACCTCTAAAACTGCTAAAACTGTGCTTTATTAATAGAAATAAAGTATTTCCAGGAATTATTCCAGTTCGCGCAAAAACGAGGTgatgatattttaatattcgaagcatttgaaaaaaacaaaacattaaaaattttcaagaaatcggACTGCTGTGCTCAtatgaaatgattttcataGTTTACAAATCTGCGTGACCTGGAAACtaatgcattttttaaaataatacgAAACAATAAAttcattaatttatcttttttaattcatcatttttcGGTCATTCCGTGTATTCCGGGTATTCTGAGTATTCCGGTTCCAATTCCGAATTCTGGCATTTTATATTTTCCAACCTGCCATACAGATGCGTCTTTCATTTTTGACGTCGTCAAAAATTGTATGATGTAACATTTTCTAAAGCTATTAGAATATTTTCCATTGCACTATTTCATTTTGAGAGTTATTACAAATTGCTTATTTATCCCGACCCCAATTTCCTTCAAACTCCGTCAGATATCTTATTATCTTAGGCGCTCTCGATCTGTGGTACTAAGTTACAGTAAACGactcaattttaaaacacatacaAAGAACATTCTATTTAGTAGGAGAACCAAAATTACCGGGGTTGGTAACGCGACATGACATATAGGGGCGCCTGACAAATAGGGGAACTTGATTTAGTCACTTACCGAAAACTTGACAGTCAATAGATCTATCTatattcgtcactattcgcgacTATTTGCGACTATTCGCAGTATTCGGTGATTGTTAGGGTTTTATCACCAGGAGTTAACGCCTCGAGTAGATGGTGAGGGACCGAATTCTCTTGGTGACCAAAGCTCGTCATGTGATGCAGTCAAAACTGTCGgctgataataaaaaaatatctgctAACTTTCTTTTGCAAAGTTGCGAAATAAAGTTTGCCGCGTATTGCCCTCACTTTTATGTGTTAGCgagggaaaaaattttttcgctTTGTGTTCTAAAACTTCAAATTCAGGCATCTGAATGCCTAGAAATAATTCCAGACACCTGGTCTCTGGGGCCAGGTGTCTGGAAATTTAGCCACTGTCTTCTTGAAGGCAAATAATTTACTTAGGGATAAACAAACACGATTTCATTGTTTGCTCTAAAATACAAAGGCATTGAGCACAAAGGTTGTCCGTGGGAATTGATGAGAAaggaaatgcaaatttttacatGTTTAACGTGATTGGAAGGATTGTTTGTTGTTCACTAATGTGTGCTTAAGTAAGCGGACTTAAAAGGAAGATGTATATAACGAATAGAGAACATTCCGTCTTTTAATCTAAAGAAAGTTAACGGAACTCTAAAGTCGATCGCCATTACGTTATGAAACCTTTTTGAGCTAAATAGCATACGTCCCTTTTACTTTGATATTTTACAAAACATGGGGAGAGATTACACTGACATTTACTGGCCAATCACTTTGAACCACTCAGAAAATTACCGTAGCAGGAAAATCCACAGAAAGGAACTTCTGGTTAGACGAAAGTGATGTATATAATCAGGAAGACAAGTTCGGCAAGAAACTGGTCTCACGCTATCACCTGACAACTTTGGGGAAACTAATCTGTCGATCAATTTCGAAGCTTCACCCCCGCCTCCTCTTGGGCAACCCTTGTGCATTTATATGTTGTCTGTGCTTGAGGAAAGGGGAATTTGACATGAAAGGCCTTTCAGGGGgtagggaatttgaaccttgcctggaTGGGATAGAGAATTTGAATcggaagtgtcaagtctttccagcaaaATCCACGTTGATTTGCCCTTACTCTACCAGAACCCGTTCAATATGAGAGGCAACTGAAATGTCATGAGACGTGACAGTTCCTTGAGAGTGGAAGAAAGGGTTGGGAATAGTAGGCTGTACAACGGAACGTGTAACTGTAAAGCTAA is a window encoding:
- the LOC131788516 gene encoding quinone oxidoreductase 1-like isoform X2, coding for MKAIKINETGGLSQLKYEDVPIPEPQHSEVLIKNHTSGVNYLDVYLREGIFTLPTIPAILGVEGAGVVEKLGPGTVGVTVDDRVAYFHLGSGSFAEYSTVPVDKLVKVPSNISFEQAATTMIQGITAHYLVHTVYPVEPGTKVLVHAAAGGTGSLLCQVAKNAGGYVIGTTSTKEKATKAKACGADEVILYSNQDFVQEVNRITEGFKCLATRGTMVLFGGASGYPESLELNLVSSGSHSLILPKLFDYIATPEELSWRANDVFDCITQGKIKMDNFTVFTLSEAKKAFEMLEGKKTIGKLLLKP
- the LOC131788516 gene encoding quinone oxidoreductase 1-like isoform X1, yielding MKAIKINETGGLSQLKYEDVPIPEPQHSEVLIKNHTSGVNYLDVYLREGIFTLPTIPAILGVEGAGVVEKLGPGTVGVTVDDRVAYFHLGSGSFAEYSTVPVDKLVKVPSNISFEQAATTMIQGITAHYLVHTVYPVEPGTKVLVHAAAGGTGSLLCQVAKNAGGYVIGTTSTKEKATKAKACGADEVILYSNQDFVQEVNRITEGTGVNVIYDGVGKTTFYKGFKCLATRGTMVLFGGASGYPESLELNLVSSGSHSLILPKLFDYIATPEELSWRANDVFDCITQGKIKMDNFTVFTLSEAKKAFEMLEGKKTIGKLLLKP